Sequence from the Mixophyes fleayi isolate aMixFle1 chromosome 4, aMixFle1.hap1, whole genome shotgun sequence genome:
TATTCTTCAGCCTCATCAATGGTCCATCCAAATGCAGCCcgaattaaacttttatttatttcagtgataaaaattgtaaatacaatatttagatttagcagtgaattaatgggaagaaaaaaacTAGAAGAGTATTTCTATACCTCTTAAACATGAAATTAGTATAAATAATGTGATACTAAAACCCTtcctctcctgttttgtgtcgtCTCTGAAACTATATTACTTtgcttttaaatggaaaaaaaagtgttgtttaattttataatggTGCTTTAATGCTTATAAAGTTCTTGTGAAACTTGAAACAAACACGTTATAAAGTAGAAACACCATTCATGAGAGAAATTACTTCTCAGCTAGTTTAGTATTACAACATCGCCACCTGCTGTCCAATAAGCTACTTGTGGCTGAGATGTCCGCTTTATTATAGAGCCCGCTTTCCCGGCAACCCTTGTCAATGCCGAGCtgcattctgggagatgtagtttggaTAGAAGGCGGAAGGAATTGGAAGCaggtaatgtaataaagtgttattGTGTGCGCACAAGGAAGGGCCATGGTCACCTcacattggggcacatttatcaatcatcggcaaaaatgaacaatagttatcaatccttatcgcatggataaggattgaactatttctcagatttattaaaaacggatcacagaagcagcagttgcgataaactgctgttcctgtgataaaaaaaaatcacacttaccccgcctcttccgaATGCGgtgtccacggatctcctccaggtgttcttcatttttctttactctggaactgcgcatgtgcagttcgaaaaactgcacatgcgcaaaaaaaaacatccccgatctgtctctgcaactatagttgcagagacagcggTGAATGACagcgagggatcatgtgatccctccacacatgcgctgtccagctctgctcttcggaccagagctgacagcactgaaatctgacagcactgaaatctgacatttATGATAATAAGCGCCAGctccagctggcgtacattatcaagacaagtttcccccccaaaaatagtttttttcggaaCATGTTAGATTACGGCAAAGAGAAGTCACCATACTAttcggtgactgctcccaaaaacgtagaggagtgcaaagcagcatatatccacgatatctgctacgATGCACCCTttataaatatgcggaggacacagagggaccttaatttcacggtaagagcactattgtgctttcttaaatatgccccattggcTTTGGAAGTGCTGGGACGTCCCCAGCCTGCTCCCCTAAAAACATCCCTTAGGTGCTGCACACACCGGCCACTAGTACTTGTGACATTGAAGGGGCATCACTcagtgggacatatctcccaactgtcaccgAATCAGGACAAAAGTCCTTAAATGTGGGACGGCAGGACTGTCCCTCCAGAATCAATTGCTTCCATGGTGTTGGTGGTTATCACGTTGAACAACCCGGCCAGTGTGGTAAACAGCCCGGCTGACATGTTGATCTCATCTGGAGGGACAGATCGCTGCTCGGTATGTTCTTAGTATGTTGATCACTCCCATGTGAAACAGGCTTGTAAAacatgacaggtcctctttaaattACACCCTTCATGTATGCagtgaggcagccatgttgtttcctgaactaatattcatgagaatacaagaTATCAAGTGACCAGTAGGTAGTGACCACTGAGGCCTGAAGTACAGAGATTCCTCTTGTTCCTAATTAATTGATGTTGCACTGAAGGCTGCATTGTTCATGTATATTGGTTTACCCCCAACATGTCTGtatccactgtgtgcaggtggaGACCACTGTAAGATGCAGTTTGACTTGTGATCAAAAACTTGTTTATGTATCTTGAGAGATCTCaagctataaaattaattaaaaataatatatagtaatatgtgTTTGTTACTTTGCAGCCtgtgttacagaatgaatggacagtgCTGAGTCAAGGTACCTTCAATATGGGCATGAGAGGCTGCAAGCAGACTAAATATACATCTCAACTATGCCCAGCACCCTGCTCTTGGTGTTGAAAAATAATTAAGAGAAGGAATTTGATAAAGCCAGAGAAGTACACAGATGCCAGCGAACATATTTTGCTCAGCTTACTTTGTAGAGGATTAGTCTTTGGGTTTTTACTACAAATACTACATTGTGAACTATCATAATGATTATCTTGTAGCTTAAACCACTagaatgttttacatttacataatatgCAGTCAAACAACCAAAAACCGCGCACACAGCCATGTACAATCGATCAACTAAAGGAGACATTAAATTGCTTTACTTCGTAAGCTATACACTGCAAACAATAGGAGCGACTGAGCGGGAATTTTAAATTCGCAAACGGTTGAGCGCTCAGCGAATCAGTGATAAGGGGGGAACCGAAGCCCGCGTCACACAACGTACAAAGAACCGCTGCCTACTGGACACGCCCCCTTCCTCTTATGTCCCCTATCAGGTCCGACCCAGCTGCATAAAAGAAGCTTGTTGCGCAGCTAAACTGTATCAGTTGGAACATTTTTGACTGAAAGTTACATCATGTCTGGACGCGGTAAAGGAGGCAAGGGGCTCGGGAAAGGCGGTGCtaagaggcacaggaaggttcTCCGTGATAACATCCAGGGcatcactaaaccagctatccgtCGTTTAGCTCGTAGGGGAGGTGTGAAGCGCATCTCTGGGCTCATCTACGAGGAAACCCGCGGTGTCTTGAAGGTCTTCCTGGAGAATGTGATCCGTGATGCCGTCACTTACACAGAGCACGCAAAGAGAAAGACTGTCACAGCCATGGATGTCGTGTATGCCCTGAAACGTCAGGGTCGCACTCTGTACGGATTcggaggctaatttctttgtctatccCATTACAAACCACAAAGGCCCTTCTAAGGGCCGCCCACTATGTCTGTAAAGAGCTGTACGACTAATGTCCAGGACCGTGAGAGGTTTAGCTCCCTAATATCACGTTACACACACACCTATGATTACTTGTTTCTGCACAATACTGTGATTATCGACGCCATCGTTCAGTCTGTAATTTATATTAGCTATAATGGGGCCACATCGATTTCATCCCGTGTATAAATTGAGCGGTCTAATCTGTTTACAGCATGCGTCTACTAATTTATACCCCCACATGCTGCTTGCCATATTTGGGTGGATGTGCAAGTGAATCACTACCCCGGAACCCGCTTGCTCTTTGGAGCCACCCACCTTTTCCCGAGATATTGTGTAAAAGGCTGTTGGCTTTGGGAGGGGAATGTTGACGGATTCCCGTGAATTGCACAGTATTACCAGAGGGAACAAAGGAAACGAGTCAGACGTGGACAACAACGGCCCAGTGTTAATTATCTAATCGCGCTGATCATATAGAATATGTGTAATTAGAATCCACATCGGCAAACAAAATGCAGAGATTTTACACATAGATAATAACTTCTGATTAAAATGTTACTACACAGAATAATGCTGCAGCTCGTTTAGAGAAAGatttggtggctctgaaaagagcctttgtgctgtGTGTAAGTCAGTGCCGAGTCCTTATGCCCTCTCCCCTCGGATCCTGCGGGCCAGCTGGATGTCTTTGGGCATGATGGTTACCCTCTTAGCGTGGATGGCGCACAGGTTGGTGTCCTCGAAGAGCCCCACCAGATAAGCCTCGCTGGCCTCTTGCAGAGCCATGACAGCCGAGCTCTGGAAGCGCAGGTCGGTCTTGAAGTCCTGGGCGATCTCCCGCACCAAGCGCTGGAAGGGCAGCTTGCGGATCAACAGCTCAGTGGACTTCTGGTAGCGGCGGATCTCCCTCAGAGCGACGGTGCCTGGCCGGTAACGGTGAGGTTTCTTCACACCACCGGTAGCTGGGGCGCTCTTCCGGGCGGCTTTAGTTGCCAGCTGCTTGCGGGGAGCTTTCCCACCGGTGGACTTACGAGCGGTCTGCTTGGTCCTGGCCATAGTTCTACTGATTCTATAAAGAATATAAGATGCAGATTCTTAACAATCCTATTTATACAGTGTGCTGCAATGCAATTGGATGAGTTAAGAACGCCCTTCAAATTGATTGGCTTAAAAACTGCGTCTTAACTTTCAAAATGCCCGCCTAAATTCTTTGCTTATTACTTGACTcgtaatttttaatattatatattattataacttaAGAAGGCCTGGCAAGCTCTCGAATTAAATgatgtgtaataataaaaaattaagtgtTTCCAGTCACGGTaattacaatgtatgtaaaaaagcTATCCACATTGACCACACGGGGGTGCCATTGCATCACATTCAGAGAAGACGAGAGGGATAATAACTAGGGATAGTAAAAGGATTCGAACCACGTCAGGGAATATAATCACTTTTGTAGATCTATATTTATGCCTTGTTGATAATGACAAACACGGGTTTTAAATTATCGATCTGAAATCACTGtgcaattatttgtatttgtgatCCAATGTTTTCCTGCTCTTCTTGGAGTCTCCACGGCCGAGGCCTCTGCTGGAGGCTTTGATTGTTTCAGACATTTTTCCCGCACAAAACCAAACCACTGGTGACCTGGGGTCACTATATATCCGAATACGTAGGTGGCTATAATAGCCCTGGACAATGCCTTTTCATTACATCAGGTGGTTTGCTTAGCAAAAATTCGATTAATGTTCCCTTCCTCCCAATGCCAACTGAAGGGGATGAAGGGAAGCTGGACAAGTTACCAGCAGTTCCCGCAGACCGCAAGGGGTTGTTGAGATGACCTGAACACAACAAGCTGTGTTTGTCTGTGAACATCTGCAGTCGTTTCTACCTGTGGCAGCTGACTATCTCAAGCTCTAGGCTGCTGGTAATCATCTATTGAGTTATCTGGTAGGACCCTGCCATTAATGTATGGATAAGAGAGATGAGGCCCGTTGTAGATGGTAAAGAGGTCGGATATGTTTTTAGTACCTTTGATAAGCTTACTCAGCAGCAAATGTCAGCACATGATTTACAGCTGACAAGCTGGAGAACGAGCAGACACTATCATATGTCCTATAAAGGTCTCATTACTTCCCTCAAAAGAAACACAAAAGAGATCGCAGACATCCTGGAACTGCAGAGAAGGAATAGTGGGCGTGGCTTCGCTATCCACCAATAAACACAGCGGCTGGTTCTTTATCTCAGCCAATGGCCGCATATCCCTGAGCTGTATATAAATTCTTGGTTGAACAAGTCCTACAACTAAACGTGTCAGTTTGAGCATAGAGTCATAGTCATTTGTATTGGAGGATGTCTGAGCCAGTCCCAGCCGCAGCGCCTGCTCCTCCAGCAGAGGCCCCCGCCAAGAGTAAGCGGCCCAAGAAAGCAGCTTCAGCAGGATCCATGAAGAGCAGCAAAGCGTCCGGTCCCAGCGTGTCTG
This genomic interval carries:
- the LOC142150875 gene encoding histone H4, yielding MSGRGKGGKGLGKGGAKRHRKVLRDNIQGITKPAIRRLARRGGVKRISGLIYEETRGVLKVFLENVIRDAVTYTEHAKRKTVTAMDVVYALKRQGRTLYGFGG
- the LOC142150876 gene encoding histone H3, whose product is MARTKQTARKSTGGKAPRKQLATKAARKSAPATGGVKKPHRYRPGTVALREIRRYQKSTELLIRKLPFQRLVREIAQDFKTDLRFQSSAVMALQEASEAYLVGLFEDTNLCAIHAKRVTIMPKDIQLARRIRGERA